The Rhabdothermincola salaria genome segment CGACGTCACCGATCCCCGAGATGCCCGGGCACACCGCCACGAACTCGTCGCCGCCATAGCGGACCACCACATCCCCCGGTCGGAGCACGGCGAGGAGCCCACCGGCGATCTGCTGGAGGACCTGGTCGCCCACGCCGTGGCCCAGCTCGTCGTTGATCGCCTTGAACCCGTCGACATCGACGAAGAGCACCGCCACCCACCCGGTGCTCCCGGCGCCGAAGAGGGACTGCGCCGCGGTGCGCAGAAGGCTGCGGTTGCCCACGCCGGTCAGGGCATCGGTGTGGACCTCCCGTGAGAGCTCGCGTTGGGCCTTCAGGAGCATGTCCTCACGCGTGTGGCGATCGGTGATGTCGAAGCACGTCCCGATGTAGCCGAGGAACGAGCCCATGGCGTCGTACCGAGGACCGCCGACGTCGAGGATCCACCGGAACACCCCGTCGGCCCGGGCCAGCCGGTACTCCATCTCGAAGGCCTCATGGCGACCGAACGCGTCGGTGTAGGTGCGCAGACAACGGTCGCGATCGTCGGGATGGACTCCGTCCAACCATCCCTGGCCGCGTTCCTCGTCGAGCGAGCGTCCTCTGAAGTCGAGCCAGGTCCGGTTGAACTCGACGCACATGCCGTCGGTGTTCGACGCCCAGAGCAATGCCGGATGGGCATCGGCCATGGCTCGGAACACCTCCACCTGCCGACGCAACCAATCGACCTCTTCGTGACCCTCGTCGACAACAGCTCCCGGCACGTTCTCTCCCCCGCGTCCTGGCGTCGACCGCACCACTCCCCCCGGCGAGGTCCGCGATCGTAGCGGTGACCGTGGAAAGCTTCCGATTCGACACCTCGGGACGCCGCCCGACCCGGTGCCTGCCCCCGAGGAGACGACCATGACCACGACCAAGGAGGCCGAGCCGAGGCCGTCGCTCTCGGTGGCCGAGCGTCGCGAGCTCGGGCGTCGCGCCCGGCAGGTGGTGCCCCGTTCCGCCCTCGGTGAGTGGGCGCCGGCCGCCGAACGCGATCCGCTGTCGCTGCTGGCCGAGCAGGAGCTCACCCGAGTCCCCGAACTGGTGCCCATCCGCCACCAGCGCATGGCCGTGTCACCGTTCACCTTCTTCCGCGGGGCGGCCAAGGTCTTCGCCGCCGACCTGGCCGGCGCCCCCCGCACCGACCTGAAGGTGCAGCTCTGCGGCGACGCCCACCTCACCAACTTCGGGGGCTTCGCCTCACCGGAGCGCCGTCTCGTCTTCGACCTCAACGACTTCGACGAGACGCTGCCCGGCCCCTTCGAGTGGGATCTGAAGCGCCTGGCCGCCAGCTTCGAGGTGGCGGCGCGCGGCAACGGCCTCGACGAGGCCGACCGCCCCGCCCTGCAGCGAACGCTCGCCACGACCTACGCGTCGGCCATGCAGCAGTTCTCCTCGATGTCGCACCTCGACATCTGGTACGCCCACCTCAGCCTCGACCAATTCGGCGAGTACTGGGACACCTCCCTCTCCGACGCCATGCGCTCTCGGGTCGAGAGGACCGTCCACAAGGCCCAGGGCAAGGACCGTCTCAAGGCGCTGCGCAAGCTCACCACCGTCCGCGACGGCGAGCCCCGGTTCCTCAGCGACCCCCCGCTGCTCGAACCGGTGACCGAGCTCCCGTCGCACCCCGAGCACGACAAGGTCGTCGAGATCGTCGCGACCGCCTTCCAGAACTACCGCCGCACCCTGCAAGCCGACCGACGGGTGCTCCTCGAGCGCTACCGCTTCGTCGACCTGGCCCGCAAGGTCGTCGGGGTGGGCAGCGTCGGCACCCGCTGCTGGGTCGCCCTGCTCATGGGCAAGGACGACGACGACCCGCTCTTCTTGCAGGTGAAGGAAGCCGAGGCCTCCGTGCTCGAGCCCCATCTGCGACCCAGCGGCTTCGCCCAGCACGGCCAACGGGTGGTCGAGGGCCAGCGGCTCATGCAGGCCACCAGCGACATCTTCCTCGGCTGGGAGCGGCTGCACGGCGTCGACGGTCGCGACCACGACTACTACTTCCGCCAGCTCTGGGACTGGAAGGCCTCCGCCGACGTCGACGGCATGGACCCGGCCCTCCTCGCCCGCTACGCCCAGATGTGCGGATACACCCTGGCCCGGGCCCACGCCCGGTCCGGCGACGCCGTCGCCCTGT includes the following:
- a CDS encoding diguanylate cyclase domain-containing protein is translated as MEVFRAMADAHPALLWASNTDGMCVEFNRTWLDFRGRSLDEERGQGWLDGVHPDDRDRCLRTYTDAFGRHEAFEMEYRLARADGVFRWILDVGGPRYDAMGSFLGYIGTCFDITDRHTREDMLLKAQRELSREVHTDALTGVGNRSLLRTAAQSLFGAGSTGWVAVLFVDVDGFKAINDELGHGVGDQVLQQIAGGLLAVLRPGDVVVRYGGDEFVAVCPGISGIGDVEEIAQRVRGRASVELPERRVTVTVGTAAGPASSSTLDALIEDADAEMYGAKHPV
- a CDS encoding DUF2252 domain-containing protein, with the protein product MTTTKEAEPRPSLSVAERRELGRRARQVVPRSALGEWAPAAERDPLSLLAEQELTRVPELVPIRHQRMAVSPFTFFRGAAKVFAADLAGAPRTDLKVQLCGDAHLTNFGGFASPERRLVFDLNDFDETLPGPFEWDLKRLAASFEVAARGNGLDEADRPALQRTLATTYASAMQQFSSMSHLDIWYAHLSLDQFGEYWDTSLSDAMRSRVERTVHKAQGKDRLKALRKLTTVRDGEPRFLSDPPLLEPVTELPSHPEHDKVVEIVATAFQNYRRTLQADRRVLLERYRFVDLARKVVGVGSVGTRCWVALLMGKDDDDPLFLQVKEAEASVLEPHLRPSGFAQHGQRVVEGQRLMQATSDIFLGWERLHGVDGRDHDYYFRQLWDWKASADVDGMDPALLARYAQMCGYTLARAHARSGDAVALSAYLGGGKALGEAMVRFASVYADQNERDHEAFVAHVASPERSP